One Pseudodesulfovibrio cashew DNA window includes the following coding sequences:
- a CDS encoding OmpA/MotB family protein, giving the protein MGKKKKESCPPLALWLVTFSDLVTLLLTFFVLLLTMSSMDNAILTRVTLHTADLGLLDKRGSGRVNAKERLIVDLMEKPWEILNKKQRIKDLLFPDDVLPDEISKSELDSNLDVLAKPDGVALVFSDDLLFSPGSTALSERGEFLIDRLVPMMTQTAAPINVAGYTDVSDNTQTPLELSGDRALSVLAYLVKAGLPDQRLSLSAYGGNFPVLDELGRPVDSAKNRRVEILLKTARPVGGYQ; this is encoded by the coding sequence ATGGGCAAGAAAAAAAAGGAAAGCTGCCCGCCTCTGGCGCTCTGGCTGGTCACCTTCTCCGACCTGGTGACCCTGCTGCTCACCTTTTTCGTGCTGCTGTTGACCATGTCGTCCATGGACAACGCCATCCTGACACGAGTGACCCTGCATACGGCGGACCTCGGCCTCCTGGACAAACGCGGCTCGGGCCGGGTCAACGCCAAGGAGCGGCTCATCGTGGACCTGATGGAAAAACCGTGGGAGATCCTGAACAAGAAGCAGCGCATCAAGGACCTGCTCTTCCCGGACGACGTGCTCCCCGACGAAATCTCCAAGAGCGAGCTGGACAGCAACCTGGATGTCCTGGCCAAGCCGGACGGCGTGGCCCTGGTCTTCTCGGACGACCTGCTCTTCTCCCCCGGCTCCACCGCGCTGTCCGAGCGGGGCGAGTTTCTCATCGACCGGCTGGTACCCATGATGACCCAGACCGCGGCCCCCATCAACGTGGCCGGGTACACGGACGTCTCGGACAACACGCAGACTCCGCTGGAGCTCTCGGGCGACCGCGCCCTGTCCGTACTCGCCTACCTGGTCAAGGCGGGGCTGCCGGACCAGCGGCTTTCCCTGTCCGCCTACGGCGGGAATTTCCCGGTTCTGGACGAACTGGGACGGCCCGTGGATTCGGCCAAAAACAGGCGCGTGGAGATTTTATTGAAAACGGCAAGACCCGTAGGCGGTTACCAATAA
- a CDS encoding RHS repeat domain-containing protein — translation MTAPYEYSLKRDLNGRIVEKIETVAGRAMVWTYDYDKAGRLTEARLDGRQVCQCWYDREGRRIQDCFPRSVGRDLRRFSYRLDNRLQSAGNNGYTHDGNGFRSIWNNGGRYTTYAYAPDYRLLRAEKEDEGTVFEFAHDDEGRRVAKYCNGGLTEAYAWRDFIRLAGFHDGEQAFEFAYVEDERTPYAMRREDGFIAYLFCDQVGSLRVVADMDGNVIKEILYDPFGGIIEDTNPALRIPIGFAGGLHDRDLGFVRFGWRDYDPFTSRWTAPDPMGDAGGDDDWYGYCLDDPVNTYDPRGLKGETVDGVTYDENGMPIDEKGLADPDIDPVMDLIPVLPIGKAITKAGKGTYRIYKAGKEFKFGKNWRIAPLGNRTGKKVGELPHYHRRGIDLKTGKTKEGQGIGRHRPWEIKKTDKSYKDRF, via the coding sequence ATGACCGCACCATACGAGTACAGTTTGAAGCGCGACCTGAACGGTCGCATCGTGGAGAAAATCGAAACCGTGGCGGGCAGGGCCATGGTGTGGACCTATGACTACGACAAGGCGGGCCGCCTGACCGAAGCCCGGCTTGACGGACGCCAGGTCTGCCAGTGCTGGTACGACAGGGAGGGCCGCCGTATCCAGGATTGTTTCCCGCGCTCCGTCGGGCGGGACCTGCGCCGCTTTTCCTACCGGCTGGACAATCGGCTGCAATCGGCTGGGAACAACGGCTACACCCATGACGGAAACGGATTCCGCTCCATCTGGAACAACGGGGGCCGCTACACCACGTACGCATACGCGCCCGACTACAGGCTCCTCCGGGCGGAAAAGGAGGACGAGGGGACCGTGTTCGAGTTCGCCCACGATGATGAAGGCAGGCGCGTGGCCAAGTACTGCAACGGCGGCCTGACCGAGGCGTACGCCTGGCGGGATTTCATCCGCCTCGCCGGATTTCATGACGGCGAACAGGCCTTCGAGTTCGCCTATGTCGAGGACGAGCGCACCCCCTATGCCATGCGCCGCGAGGACGGCTTCATCGCCTACCTGTTCTGCGACCAGGTCGGCTCCCTCAGGGTGGTTGCCGACATGGACGGCAACGTGATAAAGGAAATCCTGTACGATCCGTTCGGCGGCATTATCGAGGACACCAACCCGGCCTTGCGCATCCCCATCGGCTTCGCCGGCGGCCTGCATGACCGCGACCTCGGGTTCGTCCGCTTCGGCTGGCGGGACTACGACCCCTTCACCAGCCGCTGGACCGCGCCCGACCCCATGGGCGACGCGGGCGGCGATGACGATTGGTACGGCTACTGCCTGGATGACCCGGTGAACACCTATGATCCACGAGGGCTGAAAGGGGAGACTGTTGATGGTGTTACGTATGACGAAAACGGAATGCCCATTGACGAGAAAGGGCTTGCCGACCCGGACATTGATCCGGTGATGGATTTGATACCCGTCCTCCCGATTGGAAAGGCAATAACCAAAGCCGGAAAGGGAACGTACCGCATCTACAAAGCAGGCAAGGAATTCAAATTCGGCAAGAATTGGCGAATAGCCCCCTTGGGAAACAGAACAGGTAAGAAGGTTGGAGAACTACCTCACTACCATCGTCGGGGAATTGATCTAAAAACAGGAAAAACCAAAGAAGGACAAGGTATTGGACGACATAGGCCATGGGAAATTAAGAAAACTGACAAGTCTTACAAAGACAGATTCTAG
- a CDS encoding YggS family pyridoxal phosphate-dependent enzyme, translating into MQDRKQELADNAAEVREALALAARRAGREPGDVTLVAVSKIKPASDVRALAEAGQMDFGENYVQEAVAKQEELADLDLRWHFIGGLQSNKAKFVAGKFALVHSVDSAKLARALDKKALERDTVQDILLQVNIAGEVQKSGVAAEELPALAEEVMGMEGVRLQGLMTMPPFFDDPERARPVFARLRELKEALEKQLGTSLPHLSMGMTGDFVPAVEEGATLVRIGTRIFGARAPKG; encoded by the coding sequence ATGCAGGACAGAAAACAGGAGTTGGCCGACAACGCGGCCGAGGTAAGAGAAGCGCTGGCCCTGGCGGCCAGGCGGGCAGGGCGCGAGCCCGGGGACGTGACCCTGGTGGCGGTGTCCAAGATCAAGCCAGCCAGCGACGTCCGCGCCCTGGCCGAAGCCGGACAGATGGATTTCGGCGAGAACTACGTGCAGGAGGCCGTGGCCAAGCAGGAAGAGCTGGCCGACCTGGACCTGCGCTGGCATTTCATCGGCGGGCTGCAGTCCAACAAGGCCAAGTTCGTGGCCGGAAAGTTCGCCCTGGTGCACAGCGTGGATTCGGCCAAGCTGGCCCGGGCGCTGGACAAGAAGGCTCTGGAGCGGGACACCGTCCAGGACATCCTCCTCCAGGTGAACATCGCCGGAGAGGTGCAGAAGTCCGGGGTAGCGGCGGAGGAACTGCCCGCCCTGGCCGAGGAAGTCATGGGGATGGAAGGCGTGCGCCTGCAAGGGCTGATGACCATGCCCCCGTTCTTCGACGACCCGGAGCGGGCGCGGCCCGTGTTCGCCCGGCTCAGGGAGTTGAAGGAAGCGCTGGAGAAACAATTGGGAACGAGCCTGCCCCACCTGTCCATGGGCATGACCGGCGACTTTGTCCCGGCCGTGGAGGAAGGGGCGACGCTGGTACGAATCGGAACGCGAATTTTCGGAGCGAGAGCGCCCAAGGGGTGA
- a CDS encoding OmpA/MotB family protein, whose translation MAKKEKPLICEEMPPWMITFSDVMTLMLTFFVLLVSMSQIDARRKLVALGSIIGTFGFQDASYEVFSKKDTRRTVEPGPIDEGDLEPLKELKWENVDKDINFRSNRFVQILSINSRMLFAPDGATLTPEGRALLDRFMPVLAQVRYPLLLAGHTSELRDELGINYQPGDDEQIPDLSWKLSLNRSLAVYTYLIDRGMRPDQLRVEAFGKFRPFYPENTAESRARNRRVDIVLDKRSVDPGDRLRQLTPKERPKDDRLDVNGFEFDFRNPPDRE comes from the coding sequence ATGGCAAAGAAAGAGAAACCACTCATCTGCGAAGAGATGCCTCCGTGGATGATCACGTTCTCGGACGTCATGACGCTCATGCTGACCTTTTTCGTCCTCCTGGTCTCCATGTCCCAGATCGACGCCCGGCGTAAGCTGGTGGCGCTCGGCTCCATCATCGGCACCTTCGGGTTCCAGGACGCCAGCTACGAGGTCTTCTCCAAGAAGGACACCCGACGCACCGTGGAGCCCGGCCCCATCGACGAGGGCGACCTGGAGCCTCTCAAGGAGCTCAAATGGGAGAACGTGGACAAGGACATCAACTTCCGCTCCAACCGCTTCGTCCAGATCCTGTCCATCAATTCCCGGATGCTCTTCGCGCCCGACGGCGCGACCCTGACGCCCGAAGGCCGCGCCCTGCTCGACCGGTTCATGCCCGTGCTCGCCCAGGTCCGCTATCCCCTGCTGCTGGCCGGGCACACCTCCGAACTGCGCGACGAGCTGGGCATCAACTACCAGCCCGGCGACGACGAGCAAATCCCGGACCTCTCCTGGAAGCTCTCCCTGAACCGCAGCCTGGCAGTCTATACCTATCTCATCGACCGGGGCATGCGGCCCGACCAGCTGAGAGTGGAGGCCTTCGGCAAGTTCCGGCCCTTCTACCCCGAGAACACGGCGGAGAGCCGGGCCAGAAACCGGCGCGTGGACATCGTCCTCGACAAGCGCAGCGTGGACCCGGGCGACCGGCTGCGGCAGCTCACCCCCAAGGAGCGTCCCAAGGACGACAGGCTGGACGTGAACGGATTCGAGTTCGACTTCAGGAACCCGCCGGACAGGGAGTAG
- a CDS encoding motility protein A, whose amino-acid sequence MDLGTIIGIVLSFGLCVAAILSGSSLIIFISVPSFLIVVGGTIGAAMVNYPLGYVIGVIGVIKNTFFSSLEAPVEIIERFKDYANRARREGILSLEPLIKEIDDEYMRKGLQLTVDGLEPQTIQEILETEITYLAERHSTGADVVAVLGTLAPAMGMIGTVIGLVQMLQTMSDPSTIGPAMAVALLTTLYGAILANLVFNPMAGKLKARSKEEQLLREMIMEGILSISKGENPRIIEEKLNSYLPPKDRVSSD is encoded by the coding sequence ATGGATTTAGGAACAATAATCGGCATTGTGCTCTCGTTCGGCCTGTGTGTCGCGGCCATCCTGTCGGGCTCCAGCCTGATCATCTTCATTTCCGTGCCCTCCTTCCTCATCGTCGTGGGCGGCACTATCGGCGCGGCCATGGTCAACTACCCGCTGGGCTACGTCATCGGCGTCATCGGCGTCATCAAGAACACCTTCTTCTCCAGCCTGGAGGCACCGGTGGAGATCATCGAGCGGTTCAAGGACTACGCCAACCGCGCCCGCCGCGAAGGCATCCTCTCCCTGGAGCCGCTGATCAAGGAAATCGACGACGAGTACATGCGCAAGGGCCTCCAGCTCACCGTGGACGGCCTGGAGCCCCAGACCATCCAGGAAATCCTGGAGACCGAGATCACCTACCTGGCCGAGCGCCACTCCACCGGCGCGGACGTGGTCGCCGTGCTCGGCACCCTGGCTCCGGCCATGGGCATGATCGGCACGGTCATCGGCCTGGTGCAGATGCTCCAGACCATGTCCGACCCCTCGACCATCGGCCCTGCCATGGCCGTGGCACTGCTGACCACCCTCTACGGCGCCATCCTCGCCAACCTCGTCTTCAACCCCATGGCGGGCAAGCTCAAGGCGCGCTCCAAGGAGGAGCAGCTCCTGCGCGAGATGATCATGGAAGGCATCCTGTCCATCTCCAAGGGCGAGAACCCGCGCATCATCGAAGAAAAGCTCAACAGCTACCTGCCGCCCAAGGACAGGGTCTCTTCCGACTAA